The genomic segment ACTGGATCCATCTTCCTACACAACTTTAAAATCATGAATCCCTCCAGCATGTTGTGACTGGATCGTAGTGTCTCATTGAGATATAAAGGACGAGTGTTAGTGAGGATCATCACagactcaaccccccccccccccccccccatccactgATGCTAAGATTGAGAGGGTCAGCAGCCTCCAGTTCTATCACTGAGGACCCCTCCTGGACACTTCTAACAGGAGTTGTGTCATATCATCATATATGACAGAGAAAAActtctgtcaatcaatcaatcaatcaatcaatcaaattttatttgtatagcccatattcacaaattacaattcatctcatagggctttaacagggtgtgacatcctctgtccttaaccctcagcaagagtcaggacaaactactaaaaacccttttaacaggtaaaaatatgtagaaacctcagagagagccacatgagagggatccctctcccaggacggacagaagtgcaatagatgccacgtgcaggaaaacatcatcaagattaaagattaaagtctctagcagcatttgatgagggtagacatcccgaaggacaaccccaacatgacatgccaagcagtcccgctgcaatcacagtccatggtcagcaaccagcaggaccacgatccaccatccagaccagacgccactccagtcctcatccaccgccgcccaccaggacccatcacaagccaccaccgcggtcctggtccaccgcccgtgcccaatgccaacgcgacacagggtccgccacctacaccacgatcagcccacatgactcagaatccgccacacaggatccaacaccgcgacccccggtgcgcgatccacaaaccgtaatccatggtgcggccacagaggccctggatctgcgggtgataaagcaaagggattccgggcaagggggatagggatggagaagaggaaggagaagctggaaagagaagctccgtgtttcatgtgtcataaaatagaacaagtaacgttctggtgCACTAACTaactctaactataagctttatcaaaaaggaaggttttgagtctcctcttaaacgaacagatggtgtttgcctcccgaactgaaagtggtagattattcctgagccgaggggcttgatggctaaaagctctggctcctcttctacttttagagactttagggacgagaAGTAGTCGCCAccgacaacaaacaaagaagacTACCCATGGCGATGTTTACCTGCCGTACCTGAAACTCGGAGGCGAAGACGAAGGAAAAGAGGGTCACGAGCCGGCATCCTGGTCCGGCTGAGGAAACGTGAAAACTGGCCTCCTCTACCAAGCATTCTTCTGGCTAATGTCCAGTCCATGGACAACAAGCTAGACAAACTTCGTAGCAGGATGGCGTTTCAACGGGACATCAAGTTTTGTAACGTGTTTGTTTTCTCGAAAACTGGGCTCGACCCATCGATACCGGCCCGCCATTATTCCAGAGGTGGTCTCCATTTACCACCAGAACCggacaacaaactcaggtaagagcaagggagggggtgcctgcttcatggtgaataatctgtgaggattatttcttcaggctgtactCCGGACCTGGAGCACCTCATGATCAGATGCCGACCTTATTACATCCCGGGGGGGTTTACATCGGTCATTCAAACAGCGGTGTACATCCCGCCCAGCACCGACACTAACCAAGCACTGGACAAGCTGCATGCGGTGATCGACAGGACGGAGACATCACGGCCCGAGGCTGCGTTAATCGTGGCCGGGGATTTTAACAAcgccaagatgaggaaagtcctgccgAGATACTTCCAGCACATCAGCTGTCCGACGAGCGGAGCAAACACACTAGATCATGTTTACACTCCCTTCCGGGGTGCGTATAAGGCCCTCCCCTGCCCCCCATTCGGGAAATCAGATCACGTTTCCATCCTGCTTCTGccttcctataggcagaaactcaagcGTGACAGACCGGTGACTCGGACCATTCAGCGGTGGCCCGATCAATCAGActcggctcttcaggactgcttcagcacaacggagtggtgcgtgttccaggatgatgacatcaacacgtacacggacgcggtcatctgctacatcagcaaatgcatcgatgacgtcgtacccaggattaGGGTTcccaaccagaagccctggataaatggtgacgtccatgctaaactcaaagcacggactgctgccttcatctcggggcatctggaggaatacaagaaatccaggtacgcgctccggagtgctattagcagtgctaagatactctacagggacaaagtggagtcccaaTACAAGGGCTCCAATACTAGGAACACgtgggccggactgagaaccatcacagactacaaagccaagaccagcagtgctgatgtagagtctgcatctctcccagaggatctgaacacctCTTAtgctttgagagtaactccctggctgcggagatcgaagacgcccaggaggaccgctgcccccccccccccccccccatcggaCCATTCAGCGGCTGTGGGGATCCAAGAGAaccaggaggaccgctgccccccagtcatatccagggcagacgtgTGGAGATCTctcaaccggatcaacacacgcaaggcacctggacctgatgggatccccggccgagctctcaaggtgtgtgcagatcagctggcggatgtgttcacagacatcttcaacctgtcactgctccagtctgtagtccctgcatgcttcaagaagaccatcattttccctgttcccaaaaaaactaaaatcctctgcttgaacgactaccgcccagtagcactcacttccatcatcatgaagtgctttgagcggctggtccaaccattcatcacctcctcccaccctgactctctggaccctcttcagtttgcctacaggtcaaataggtcgactgcagatgccatctccccccccccccccactgccctctcccacctggaccagagggacacatatgtgagaatgctgttcatcgactacagttcagcattcaacaccatcgtgcccctgaagctcgtcaccaagctcagagaccttgggctcaacatcgccctctgtgagtggatcctgaacttcctgacgggcagaccacaggcggtgcagATCgccagcaccacatcctccaccctgactctcaacaccggtgccccccagggctgcgtgctcagtcctcttctgtactccctgttcacgcatgactgcgtgcccccccacagctccaacaccatcagtttgctgatgacaccactgtcataggcctgatcaccggcgacgaggagaaggcctacagagaggagggcagagccctgacatcttggtgccaggacaacaacctccatctcaacgtcagcaaaacgaaggagctgatcctggactacaggaagagacaacgagaagaacacgccccctctccatcaacggggccacggtggagcgagtcagcaggttcaagttcctcggggtccacatcactgatgacctgacctggacccatcacacagactccatcaggaagacggccagacagcgactcttcttcctccgcaggctgcggaagctccacatggactccaggattctctgcaacttctacaggtgcaccatagagagcatcctgactggctgcatcaccgcctggtgcggcagctgcaccgccctgaaccgtgaggctttacagagggtggtgcagtctgcccagcacatcaccaggacagagCTACcgtccatagaggacctctacacccagcggtggaggaagaagagcagccggattattaaagacccctttcaccccagccataaacattattgcctgctgccgtctggccgacggtaccgcagcatccgggccgcaccaccaggctcagagacagtttcatccctcAGGACATAAGACTTGTTTAGGTGTATTCAGGAGCGTTCAGGTGTGTTCAGATatgttcaggtgtgttcaggtgtgatGAGATGTGTTGAGGTGCGTTCAGGTGCATTCAGGTACATTCAGATGTATTTAGATGTGTTCAGGTGTATTAAAGTGTGTTCAGGTGCGTTACCTTTCTGGGTTTGAACTGGCAGCATCTCCTGATACTCTGAACAACATGATATTCCACTGTCACTGAAACACACGTGATTGGACATCAGACGTCAGCTGATgtcactctgtgtttccacaggtcaaaggtcagaactGCTTGAACTCATGCTGCGTTCCATACAATGCAGATGTTGGAATTTTCCGACCTCCTTCTTGAAAGTGCAGTAGACACTACACAATCAGAGTCAGAGCTCTTATGCATTGAATGTGTTTCTAAGCATATAGCaaaaaatattgataataataatattaataataccaTTTAATGAcaaaatgggttagggttagggttagggtcagggtcagggtcagggttaaccctaaccctaaccctctttGATTCTGTATGAACGGAGGTTGCTCTGGTCACAGTTGAATCATCTCATCACGAGACAAATAAACATTCTTATGGTCAGAAACGTTTGTCACGATGCTTGGAAGGCAGAACTCAGAAATTTCAATATCCAACATCCGAGTCGTCTGAACGCAGCATCAGAATCTCAACTCGTTTTTGTCGTTGAAAGCTAAGCACtcaacaaaattaaataaacttacTAAATTAAAGATCTTTAAGTTAAATAATTTCTGTCGGATTTGAATCCGTGGGTTGAAACAGAAGAACTCAAACCTCCTGACTCTGGTGTTCTGGGCGGCAAGGTTCTTATAGAACACCTCGTCCTCATGTTCCTTCACGTTCAGAACGGACGTCATGAATTCGTGAGCGTGAGCCCGCAGGAAGTTGAGCAGGTCGCCATGGCTACAGTACTCTGTGATCATCAGCATGGGGCCTAatggaggtcaaaggttacagcttcagacaaacagacagtaaactttctgacttcctgtctgtggctCTTAGCTCCGAGTTGATTGGTCCATCCTGATCACATGTTCATGGTTCAGCAGATGACTCACCTCCTCGAGTGCAGGCTCCCAGCAGGTTGACGATGTTGTCATGGTAACCAAGATGGCTGAGGATCTTGAGCTCGGACATCAGAGCTTCACGTTCCTCCGAGTGAGCGCTGGCTGTTCATTAACAAAtcagatgacatcatcaaagttagaacaaaaaataacaaaatccaTTACAAAAATTAGAAACTGACGTTTGAGCATCTTGACGGCGACTCTGGTGACGTTGTCGTCGGTTCCCATTCCGTACGCCGTCGCCTCGACGACCTTCCCGAACGCACCCGAACCCAGAACTGCACCTGAGACGcagagaggtcaaaggtcaaggtctgactcacacacacacacacaaacacccccccagacaaacacacacattgacataagGCCTAACCCTAACATAAACCTAACCCGACCCTCAAACATTCCATTCAACAGGTGAGgaccagacaaaatgtcctctctCTGTAGGGCTATTCTTATAATGGTCCTAACAAGGATATAagcacacgaacacacacacacagacacacagttgtGTACCCAGGCGAAGTTTGTCTCGAGGAAACTCCCACTTGTGGTTGTACGGCAGCTGAGTGGGGTCAACGAAGGTATAGCTGTTTCCGTCTGTGCTCTCGATGATCTTCCAACGAATCTCATATTTTGGTTTCTAATAAAAGAAGAAGGTTCATGTTCCACCAAGTCTTATAGGTTCATATTTGTACCAGACACATGTAAACACGAGGGATCAAACATGTGACATCTTTTCATGTAAACCGAGTTTTCATCATCTCAACAAACGCACCTGTCTCCACTTGTAAGAGACGACCAatagcagcaggaggaggacggcggCAGAGGTCAGAGCTCCAATCAGAGGCAGAGTGAAGAACAGTTGTGGTTCTCCTAAAGAACGTAAAAACAACAGTGTGGGGTTGGTATCGATCTCTACATGTTTGGTCCTGCTCGAGGTTCTTTAAGAACTAGACTCACCAGGACTGAAGACCTGACGCGACTCTCCCAGCTCATTGAAGGCAACGCACTCGATAGTGACATCATTGTCAGCTGGCAGAGGGAGGTGTGTCctcaccgcctcctcctctttctgtgaTGTCACCTGGGCTGAAGGAACCCTATAGGTGGGGCCGTCTCCACACCTGCAGAGTGTAGCCGTACATTTTATTCTTTACGAACTGAATCATTTCATCTCTGTTGGTttgaacaggaagtgtgttGTTGCTCAAAGGTTCCTCAGAAGTTCACATGTGTGTTATTATGTATTAACATGATGTAATAACAGCTTTACAGACATAATGGAACTTTGTCTAACACACAATTACTCTACAACTTCCCCTGTAGCACCAGCCGCAGGACAAACTTTATGTTCAGCTGCTGTTCAGACTCTTatattttgaaattgaaatgatcagATTGCGATGAACAAAGTTCAATGTTACTTACGTGTCCCGGACCCCAGGGCAGGTGTAccagaggattgtgggtagaGGATATCCGACGCTGCTGCAGGTCAGCGTGTCATTCTGCAGACTCACCTGAGCACTGGGAGAACCTGGAGGATGACATTTTATGTTAACAGGAAGTCATCATTTATAAATGTGATTATCAGAAGGAAAAGCAAGGAGAAGAAAGTAAAGTTTCTTACGGTAAATTCTAAGATCGACGTTCTGTGAACCACTGAAGAATGAGTTTGAGTAATGAAAGGAGTATCGACCCCGATCTTCCTGACGGACGCGCCGCAGCAGCAGACTGGCCTTGGACCTGAGGCACGAAAAATACCACCTTAACAAACcttaacaataacaacatataaataacatataaaTACTTTCTATACAAATACTTTATAGATAAACACTTCTTATTTAAATACtatttttgaataatttatatgtaattctgtatatttacaaccttttttatttaatactaCTATGTAAATactttcagctgcaacatgacactccaccactagatgtcactaagtTCTACACAATCACCCTTAACAAACCTTGAGATGGAATTATGTGCTGCAGCAGCGTTCTGCAGTAAAATTCCCAAAATGTAAATCTGTCATTATTAGCATATTCACGTGGAATCATTAGCATTCTAACCTGTAGCCGTTAGCACTGTAGCTCCCCTGGTACAGTGtatcattgttattgttgttgatgtgtgtcGTCCAGTGGTGGTTCCTGATTGGAGGATATGCCTCTATCATGAATGTTAACGTCACATCTCGGCCTTCATGCTCCTCCACTTTGCTGTTGCTGCTAGTGTTAGCATTGTTAGCGTCATTTATATGCGTGCCATTGGGGCTCACATTAGCAAACTTTCTCCCATCGACTCCCGGTGAACCACTGCTAATGTTAGCATCTAGCTTCGTCGGCATGCTGCTAACATTAGCAAACAGGTCGCCTTCAACCGCTTTGGTCCTGGTGTTAGCGTTAGCATGCTGGCTGGGCTGCAGGTAGATGATCAGGAAGGGCCGCTCtggtgaggaagaagagcagagagagtaACCACCACTCAATGTTCCACTGGTGTCTTTCTGTCTTAGTCTTCTTACCCAGGACTCTGAGCTGTGTGGTGGCCCGGGCGGCTCCCGCCTCGTTGACCGCGGTGCAGGTGAAGGTTCCGCTGTGACTCGGTTCCACAGCCGAGAGCGACACCGTGCTGTTGAGGGACAGGCGCTGGTTTCCATAGTGACGGCTGATGCTCTCGCTCAGTGACTGAAAAGAAGCAGAACATTCATGACCTCTAACACacaggtgacctctgacctgtgacctctgacctgtgaccgcTCACctgaatgtgtgggtgtgtccagGTAAGGTTGTAGAAGTGGGAGGGGTTACTGCTCAGACAGGTGACCTCAAACTTTTCACCTTTCAGACGAACTACTTCCTCctgactgacagacaggcaGGGTGGATGACGCAgccctgcagacagacaggtggagagtCAGGTAGACAAGTGGACAGACAGGTGTGTAACAGCCGTCACCCAAGACTTCTTGatacacaacatgtctcctcacatcttctACCATCAGGACCTCCTCagttcatctgctccttcatctccatcagacGTGATGtagaaacactttaaacatgaagttacaaactggttcttctcatgtagtgaatcctgttgttgttttgttgatgtgttgttgtgttcagttccattagcatgtgtgtgtgtcctggaagaggatcctcacatgtgactGAGCTTTATCCACTGATCActaagtttctgtttgactcgtgttgagttaagaacaggaagttgatccttgttaacatctgtgagacaaactgggaatatgagacaaactgggaatatgagacTAATaacatgtgattgattgatgacaGCTGGACTCACTGGGCACCACCAGCAGGTCGACAGGTCTCGATCGGACCTGTCTCCCGTCCTTCCAGCCTGAACAGACGTAGCGTCCGTTGAAAGACCTCTGTACGTCTCGGATCAGTGCTCCTCTTCGGGGGTCGAAGGTCACGTTCATGTCCTGGGGCAGGCCTTGCCCCCTATCCCCCGTGCTACCCTCCGATTGGAGGGTGAGGTTTGTGATGGACGGGTCGGTGGGCAGACACCTGAACAAGAAGTCCAGGCCTTCTTTGACATTAGGGGGCGAGTGCAGAGGAGTGACGAACCCACTGGACGGGTCAGACGGGTCTGACAGAGGGATCACATGTCAAtcaatagaaaaaaacatagaaTCAAGCTGTTTTTCTATAGGAAACAGGAAACGGATCCACAAAccaaaaaaatacacttttcatTCGGAACCATGTGACAACTGTCAAGGGGCGTGGCCTCAGCAAGATTTACCTGTGATGTACAGGTGGATCCAGGTGTTCAGGTGCTCCAAGCTCCGGTCAGTGTACCCACAGCGATACGCCCCGGTGTGTCTCGGGACTGAACTCTTCACCTCCACAACGTCCGAGGGTTTGTCCTGATGTGGAAAACGAAACGCGGTGCTGGACCAATGGACTGAGCCGTTACCATGGCAGATGAGAGAGAAGGCGGTGCCGGCCCTCAGCACCTTCTCAGTCTGGTTGTTCAGGAAGACGGAGTTCAGACGAATCAGTGGAGGATCTGCAAAACAGCAACAGTAAATCTGAAGTTGCACAAACAAGAACTGAACACCACAGCCTGGTGGTGTATACCAACACTGGAGCTCAAAGAGACTGTGGAGCCTCTGCTGGTTGTTTCAGGCTCTACACCTCATCAATATAATCAGTAGATCCGTTTTTATTTGGGCTGTTTTTGTCTCTGCCagatgagctgtgtgtgtgtgtgtgtgtgtgtgtgtgtgtgtgtgtgtgtgactgagtaacacaggaaaaggaaaatacagaCACACTACGACTGAACAGATGATGACGTCACAACTTTATTTCATATCAGAGGAAAACACTGAAATAACATCTGATTAAAGTGAAATCATCGCGGGAAATAaaatcagccaatgagagaaCAGCTCTGATGTCAGTAACTGAATATAACTGTAATAAAACAGGGATTGTACATTTATGTTAACAGGTCAATCAGTCATTACCTGGATTAATCATTAACAATCTCACTGGTTAATtagtagaagaaaaaaatctcaaaatcATTGTTTGATTCATTGTGTACAGTTTAACCTTATTGGCTGGTTTTCAACTTATGTCACTTTCATTTCAAAGAGATAATTTCATTGGCCATCTACGGAGAATCACAGGAGCTCATTGGACGGCAGCCGCAGGTTTCTTGGTGATGTCGTGCAAGTGGGTGGCAATCCGAGACGTCTGCAGCAGCAAAGCCTGATGGTTTTCAACAAGTAGACTCTGGTGACGAGCTACGTTCTgcagatcctggatctgctgagAACCCTGAGGACACAACAACACCCagcattagcatgctaacgtgCACCCTGGTTACTTTAATCAAAGTGAGTCTGACCACTGGTGAATCACTGGTGAATGAGATGAACAAACCAATAGTAACCAGTTTATCTGAAGATGAGTTAAGTTACTCATAAACAAAGCTAAGCTAAGCTCACCTGAGTTCCCAGCATGCCGAGCAGCTTGACCACCTCGCCCTGATGTTTGGCGGCCTCCCTCTGGACCAGGACCAGCTGTGTCAGCAGGTCCaggacctttgacctccacatGGTGTCCACCTGTGGATCCTCCTGTCTGGAGGCGGAGCTTGGAGCAGAGGGGTTGTCATGTGATTGGTCAGGAGACTGAGCCGCGCCCATCATCATGGGTTTAGGTCCGTTGTCATGGTGATCACCTGAAGTAAAGACGACTGAAGTCAAAACTTCAGTTTCGTGAACTCGCGAAGGATTCATGACCtctgactttcaaaataaaggtcatGTTATGTTTAGACTAAGAAAAGTGCGTGCAGGGGGGAGGATGGTGATTGACAAGTGTCTCAGCCAGTGTCCCACGCTGCTATGGGGACGGATGTGTGATGTGGACACAACACAACGTTAAGGCTTTGGCAGCGTCACCGATGTAaagactctggaggaaaagaACTTGACTCAACTGAGACTCTTTGGTCTGTTTTACAGTGTCGTCCTGTCAGAGGTCATCCAGACAAATCAATAACCAATGATCTGATtaatacacagaaacatgatccactgagagaaagagatcaCGAGACAGTTGAAGACGAAAGATGTTTCACAATCTGGACCTTAAAACAAGAAGTGAAacagtttgtgtgcgtgtgtgtgtttgtgtctgtgtgtgtgtgggtgtgtgtttgtgtgtgtgtctgtgtatctttgtgtgtgtgtgtgtctgtttgtgtgtttgtgtgtgcgtgggtttgtgtgtgtttgtgtgtgtgtctgtctgtgtgttaaacAACATAATGTCCCAATAAGACGTgtggcagcagaaacacactgagCAGTGGAAACAACGTCATCAGTTGAAATTAATATAAAGTTTAGAATCCAAACTTTTttgcttcctctgcttcttaaaatttaaaatgaatctttatttaattatcatGTTTACAGTCAGTGTGCCGACAAAGAGCTGGTTGTTTAGATGTTACACTAAGGTTGTGTAGATGTTACACTAAGGTTGTGTAGATGTTACACTAAGGCTGTGTAGATGTTACACTAAGGTTGTGTAGATGTTACACTAAGGCTGTGTAGATGTTACACTAAGGTTGTGTAGATGTTACACTAAGGCTGTGTAGATGTTACACTAAGGCTGTGTAGATGTTACACTAAGGTTGTGTAGATGTTACACTAAGTTTGTGTAGATCCGTTGCTGAGTTTTGTTTTGGGGACAATCCAGTTAGGAGGGGTCTGATGAAACCTCAGAGTcaggaaacacattttctaccagagaccacatacacacactcgcacacacgcacacacacacacacaggcacacactggGATACTGCGTTTTCCCACTTCCTCGTCTTACTTCTTCTTTGTTGAGTAGGTGGTAGAGGATCCGGTTACTTTGGCAACATGTTTACGTCGAGTAGTGGTTTAAAAAACCTGTTCATAATAAACTGTTGATTATTTACTAATAAATGTCTAAATATTATTTACTGGTAAACCATCATTGAACTACTGTAACTGTTAACTATCACTCTCTGTTCCCCGGCTCCCAACACGGCCGTGTgtctttactgtgtgtgtcttcactgtgtgtgtcttcactgtgtgtgtcttcactgtgtgtgtcttcagtgtttgtgtcttcactGTTTGTGATCGTATCTTCTGATCTGTAGATTAATATCCTGCTCCGTCCTGGCAGCTGTCGGGGGAGAAGCCCTTTATGTTTGGTCAATCTGTTTCTCCTGTTCTTGTGAGGGAGACAGGTATGATCCCTCTGTCTTCCTTTCTTTACTGTTGGATGATAGGTTGGGATGTAGATTGTGTAGTTTCTTGTTTTGGCTGGGCTCTCCCTGACACCATAGAAAcagatttataaaataaatcccCTTATTTTTGGACTGCAGATCTGCTGCGGCCCCGGTCGAACTTGTTTTATGCTCAGGCTGCTCCCGGGGCTGACGTAAATGTATTAGTGTTAATCCTTTATGTGAAAAATTAATCCACagcaaattacatttaattaactgTTAGTAAGTTCTGCTTGTTATATGATTCTTATTTACCTGTCTcgctctctacctgtctgtctgattcTAATGAGACAGAGTGGACTATCTCTAAGCGctggttagttagttagttagacAAAAAGTTGAATGTCCAGCTGATAAACGATCAATAACTAATCACCACATCGAGTTTGGTTCTTTCTTCCAGTTAAAACCGTTTTTTCTCCTCAGCCGTCAGAGCTGCTCATTGAACTCATGTAACGAGGACACACATCATTTGTTATGACTTTTTAAATCATCTATAATTTGTCACATTAAAAATACAACTGAATTGAAttagattgttttttaaataatgttgttgtttgatATCAtaccttgtttgtttattttactctgatccttcacacaaaaacagataATTCACTAGTTCGTTAGTAAACAAAGAGTTTCTgacctgcagcagagcagcagcagctgagggcGATCAACATTAACACAGAATGGagcaacatctctctctctctctctctgagatgttCTTCAGTTGAGGTCGAACTGAATCTGAGGGACACTTCCTGAAACGCAACAAGAtcaatgtctctgtctgtctgtcagtctgtctgtctgtctgtctgtctgtctgtctgtctgtctgtctgtctgtctgtcagtctgtctgtctgtctgtcagtctgtctgtctgtctgtctgtcagtctgtctgtctgtctgtctctctgtctgtcagtctgtctgtctgtatgatTTAGTGGTTCGTTcttttctctctgatgtttgttcaagtgtttttgatcagtttggttttaaatatcttatttgatgattaaaaaacaggctgagacttcatgattgacagctgacactgactcacgattggtcgaaaCGGTGTATGGGCGGGACCATGATAGGA from the Platichthys flesus chromosome 15, fPlaFle2.1, whole genome shotgun sequence genome contains:
- the csf1rb gene encoding macrophage colony-stimulating factor 1 receptor 2; this translates as MLLHSVLMLIALSCCCSAADPPLIRLNSVFLNNQTEKVLRAGTAFSLICHGNGSVHWSSTAFRFPHQDKPSDVVEVKSSVPRHTGAYRCGYTDRSLEHLNTWIHLYITDPSDPSSGFVTPLHSPPNVKEGLDFLFRCLPTDPSITNLTLQSEGSTGDRGQGLPQDMNVTFDPRRGALIRDVQRSFNGRYVCSGWKDGRQVRSRPVDLLVVPRLRHPPCLSVSQEEVVRLKGEKFEVTCLSSNPSHFYNLTWTHPHIQSLSESISRHYGNQRLSLNSTVSLSAVEPSHSGTFTCTAVNEAGAARATTQLRVLERPFLIIYLQPSQHANANTRTKAVEGDLFANVSSMPTKLDANISSGSPGVDGRKFANVSPNGTHINDANNANTSSNSKVEEHEGRDVTLTFMIEAYPPIRNHHWTTHINNNNNDTLYQGSYSANGYRSKASLLLRRVRQEDRGRYSFHYSNSFFSGSQNVDLRIYRSPSAQVSLQNDTLTCSSVGYPLPTILWYTCPGVRDTCGDGPTYRVPSAQVTSQKEEEAVRTHLPLPADNDVTIECVAFNELGESRQVFSPGEPQLFFTLPLIGALTSAAVLLLLLLVVSYKWRQKPKYEIRWKIIESTDGNSYTFVDPTQLPYNHKWEFPRDKLRLGAVLGSGAFGKVVEATAYGMGTDDNVTRVAVKMLKPSAHSEEREALMSELKILSHLGYHDNIVNLLGACTRGGPMLMITEYCSHGDLLNFLRAHAHEFMTSVLNVKEHEDEVFYKNLAAQNTRVRSDSGISCCSEYQEMLPVQTQKGVHTDGLSVRDLMAFSLQVAQGLDFLSDRNCIHRDVAARNVLLTHLRVAKICDFGLARDIHHDDSYIVQGNARLPVKWMAPESIFQCVYTLQSDVWSYGVLLWEIFSLGRSPYPSVAVDTNFYKMIKDGRHMSQPDFAPAEMYQLMMLCWSLEPAHRPTFKTIGQLINRLFPSTNDMSPHHSHQVTAYRNVDEFKEEEEQDEEEVNGEMVKRGEEEESGQRERRADGEEEETKMKNIYQSS